A window of Dromiciops gliroides isolate mDroGli1 chromosome X, mDroGli1.pri, whole genome shotgun sequence contains these coding sequences:
- the TENT5D gene encoding terminal nucleotidyltransferase 5D has product MSENLDRRFCNLTWDQVKILDQVLSEVVPIHGRGNFPTLDVKTKDIILVVQDELQKREIIIKDIRLNGSTASHILAKQNGTSYKDLDIIFGIGYLGEQEFHIVKEAVLNCLQDFFPKGVNKEKITAQTMKDAYVQKMVKVSTEHDRWSLISLSNNTGKNMEFKFVNSLRRQFEFSVDSFQIILTNLLEVYRDVNSVLSEESYPVIVAESMYGDFEQAMDHLRHKLISTRNPEEIRGGGLLKYSNLLVRDFKPASETEIKTLERYMCSRFFIDFPDVNEQQKKIESYLRNHFVGEENSKYDYLMTLRGVVNESTVCLMGHERRQTLNMITILALKVLGEQNIIPNTANVTCYYQPAPYVADRNFSSYYVAHGHPFIYQSYPLHIHVQGGLV; this is encoded by the coding sequence ATGTCTGAAAACTTAGACAGAAGATTCTGCAATCTCACCTGGGATCAAGTTAAAATACTAGATCAAGTGTTAAGTGAAGTGGTACCGATTCATGGAAGAGGAAATTTCCCAACACTGGATGTGAAAACCAAGGATATCATCCTCGTGGTACAAGATGAACTCCAGAAGAGAGAAATTATCATCAAAGATATTCGTCTGAATGGTTCAACAGCTAGCCACATCCTTGCAAAGCAGAATGGAACCAGCTATAAGGATCTCGACATCATTTTTGGTATTGGGTATCTAGGTGAGCAAGAATTTCATATTGTTAAGGAGGCTGTTCTGAATTGTCTGCAAGACTTCTTCCCAAAAGGTGTCAATAAAGAGAAGATCACGGCACAGACCATGAAAGATGCTTATGTCCAGAAGATGGTGAAAGTTTCCACTGAACACGACCGCTGGAGTCTCATTTCTCTGTCAAACAACACTGGGAAGAACATGGAATTCAAGTTCGTGAATTCGCTTAGACGTCAGTTTGAATTCAGTGTCGATTCCTTCCAGATAATCCTAACCAACCTTCTGGAGGTCTACAGGGATGTCAATTCTGTGTTGAGCGAAGAATCCTACCCTGTTATTGTGGCAGAGAGCATGTATGGAGACTTCGAGCAAGCAATGGATCATCTGCGACACAAGCTAATTTCCACCAGAAACCCTGAAGAAATTAGAGGTGGAGGCCTTCTCAAGTACAGCAACCTACTGGTCCGTGATTTCAAGCCCGCAAGTGAGACGGAAATCAAAACCTTGGAGCGTTACATGTGTTCCAGATTCTTCATTGATTTTCCTGATGTGAATGAGCAACAAAAGAAGATTGAGTCCTACCTACGTAACCATTTCGTTGGTGAAGAGAACAGCAAATATGACTACCTGATGACCTTGCGTGGTGTTGTCAACGAAAGCACCGTTTGCCTCATGGGGCACGAAAGAAGACAGACCCTGAATATGATCACCATTCTGGCTCTAAAAGTGCTTGGAGAACAAAACATCATACCCAACACAGCCAATGTGACCTGCTATTACCAGCCTGCTCCGTATGTCGCTGATAGAAATTTCAGCAGTTACTACGTGGCTCATGGACACCCATTCATCTATCAGTCATACCCACTGCACATCCATGTGCAGGGTGGTTTGGTTTAA